The Euphorbia lathyris chromosome 2, ddEupLath1.1, whole genome shotgun sequence genome includes a window with the following:
- the LOC136217811 gene encoding alpha-1,4 glucan phosphorylase L-2 isozyme, chloroplastic/amyloplastic-like: protein MASLPFPAAAPSKSILVSSFINFNCRPNKSRLFFITTPSFNHSKRRNLSVSNVASNQCQELKEPLTPAPDSLDNFVPDSASIASSIKYHSEFTPSFSPERFDLPKAFVATAQSVRDSLIINWNATYELYEKTNMKQAYYLSMEFLQGRALLNAIGNLELSGVYAEALQKLGHNLEDVANQEPDAALGNGGLGRLASCFLDSLATLNYPAWGYGLRYRYGLFKQRITENGQEEVAENWLEMGNPWEIVRNDISYSVKFYGEVILKEDGTKEWVGGENIIAVAYDVPIPGYKTKTTINLRLWSTKVTPEEFDLSAFNDGDHAKAYAAMKNAEKICYILYPGDDSIEGKTLRLKQQYTLCSASLQDIISHFERRSGEPLNWETFPDKVAVQMNDTHPTLCIPELIRLLMDVKKLSWDEAWNITQRTVAYTNHTVLPEALEKWSLDLLQELLPRHVEIIKMIDEELIETIIAEYGTEDLDLLQQKLKEMRILDNVDLPESIGKLLVKPDRSSTVEYAIKDAGVEDPDKEIQSTDAEEQPEEDKEAEEETEEDSKPFKEDQSLPKIVRMANLCVVGGHAVNGVAEIHSEIVKNEVFNEFYKLWPEKFQNKTNGVTPRRWIRFCNPDLSKIINKWIGTEDWVLNTEKLMKLRKFADNEDLQSEWREAKMRNKIKVAALIKERTGYTVNPEAMFDVQIKRIHEYKRQLLNILGIVYRYKKMKEMKNEKRKASYVPRVCIFGGKAFATYVQAKRIVKFITDVGATINNDPDIADLFKVVFVPDYNVSVAEILIPGSDLSQHISTAGMEASGTSNMKFAMNGSVQIGTLDGANVEIREEVGEDNFFLFGARANEIAPLRKERAEGKFVADPRFEEVKRYVRSGVFGAYNYEELMGSLEGNEGYGRADYFLVGKDFPSYLECQDQVDVAYGDQKRWTRMSIMNSAGSYKFSSDRTIHEYATDIWRIDPLLLP from the exons ATGGCTTCTTTACCATTCCCTGCAGCAGCTCCATCAAAATCCATACTCGTTTCTAGCTTCATAAATTTCAATTGCAGACCTAATAAATCCAGGCTTTTCTTCATTACAACCCCATCTTTCAAccattcaaaaagaagaaatcttTCTGTCAGCAACGTTGCCAGTAATCAATGTCAAGAATTGAAGGAACCTCTAACTCCAGCACCAGATTCTTTGGACAATTTTGTTCCTGATTCTGCCTCAATTGCTTCAAGCATAAAGTACCATAGTGAATTCACACCTTCATTTTCCCCAGAACGATTCGACCTCCCTAAGGCATTTGTTGCTACTGCACAGAGCGTTCGTGATTCACTCATCATAAATTGGAATGCTACTTATGAGCTCTATGAGAAGACTAACATGAAGCAGGCATACTATTTATCCATGGAGTTTCTCCAG GGTAGGGCATTGTTGAATGCAATTGGTAATTTGGAACTCTCCGGGGTCTATGCAGAGGCGTTGCAGAAACTCGGTCACAATCTAGAAGATGTAGCCAATCAG GAGCCTGATGCTGCACTTGGTAATGGGGGATTAGGCCGTCTGGCATCTTGTTTTCTGGACTCCCTGGCTACATTAAACTACCCAGCATGGGGATATGGACTTAGGTACAGATATGGTTTATTCAAACAACGAATTACAGAAAATGGACAGGAGGAAGTTGCAGAAAATTGGCTTGAG ATGGGGAATCCATGGGAAATAGTACGAAATGATATCTCTTATTCTGTCAAATTTTATGGAGAAGTCATTTTGAAGGAAGATGGGACTAAAGAGTGGGTTGGAGGAGAAAACATAATAGCTGTAGCCTATGATGTTCCAATTCCGGGTTATAAAACAAAGACCACCATAAATCTTCGGCTGTGGTCTACCAAAGTTACGCCAGAAGAATTTGATTTGAGTGCTTTTAATGATGGAGATCATGCCAAAGCTTATGCAGCTATGAAGAATGCTGAGAAG ATTTGTTACATTTTATACCCTGGAGATGACTCAATAGAGGGCAAGACGCTCCGGTTGAAGCAACAATACACATTATGTTCTGCATCTCTACAAGATATAATTTCTCACTTTGAAAGAAGATCAGGAGAGCCTCTAAACTGGGAAACTTTTCCTGATAAAGTTGCAGTACAGATGAATGATACTCACCCAACTCTTTGCATACCTGAACTTATTAGACTACTCATGGATGTCAAGAAATTGAGTTGGGACGAAGCTTGGAACATTACTCAAAG AACTGTTGCATACACAAACCACACAGTACTTCCTGAGGCACTGGAGAAATGGAGCTTGGATCTGCTTCAGGAATTGCTTCCCCGTCATGTGGAGATCATTAAGATGATCGATGAAGAG CTGATTGAAACCATCATTGCTGAGTATGGAACCGAGGATCTTGACTTGCTGCAGCAAAAGCTGAAGGAAATGAGGATTCTTGATAATGTTGATTTGCCTGAATCAATTGGGAAATTGCTAGTTAAACCAGATAGAAGTTCTACCGTTGAATATGCTATTAAGGATGCTGGAGTTGAAGATCCTGATAAAGAAATTCAGTCTACTGATGCAGAAGAACAGCCAGAAGAAGAtaaagaagcagaagaagaaaCAGAAGAGGATTCAAAACCATTTAAGGAAGATCAATCACTGCCAAAGATTGTAAGAATGGCCAATCTTTGTGTTGTAGGTGGACATGCTGTAAATGGGGTTGCTGAGATTCACAGTGAAATAGTGAAAAATGAAGTCTTTAATGAATTCTACAAG TTGTGGCCTgagaaatttcaaaataaaacaaatggaGTGACTCCAAGAAGGTGGATTCGGTTCTGCAATCCAGATCTCAGTAAAATTATAAACAAGTGGATAGGAACAGAAGATTGGGTCCTCAATACTGAGAAATTGATGAAACTTAGAAAG TTTGCAGATAATGAGGATCTCCAGTCTGAATGGAGGGAAGCAAAAATGAGAAACAAGATAAAAGTTGCTGCCCTTATAAAAGAAAGAACTGGTTATACTGTCAATCCAGAGGCAATGTTTGATGTGCAG ATAAAGAGAATCCATGAATACAAGAGGCAGTTGTTGAATATACTGGGAATTGTATACAGATATAAGAAGATGAAAGAAATGAAGAatgagaaaagaaaagcaaGTTATGTTCCAAGAGTGTGTATTTTTGGAGGCAAAGCATTTGCTACTTATGTTCAAGCCAAGAGAATTGTCAAATTCATTACAGATGTAGGGGCTACTATTAACAATGATCCAGATATTGCTGATCTTTTCAAG GTTGTCTTTGTTCCTGATTACAATGTCAGTGTAGCAGAAATACTAATTCCTGGCAGTGACCTTTCCCAGCATATCAG TACTGCTGGAATGGAAGCTAGTGGAACAAGCAACATGAAATTTGCAATGAATGGAAGTGTGCAAATTGGAACCTTGGATGGTGCCAATGTTGAAATCAGGGAAGAAGTTGGAGAAGACAACTTCTTCCTGTTTGGTGCAAGAGCTAATGAAATTGCACCACTTAGAAAGGAAAGAGCAGAGGGAAAG TTTGTGGCAGATCCAAGATTTGAGGAAGTGAAGAGATATGTCAGGAGTGGTGTTTTTGGAGCTTACAACTATGAAGAACTAATGGGATCTTTAGAAGGCAATGAAGGGTATGGACGAGCTGATTACTTCCTTGTTGGTAAAGACTTTCCAAGTTACTTGGAATGTCAAGACCAGGTTGACGTGGCATATGGAGACCAAAAG AGATGGACAAGAATGTCAATAATGAATAGTGCAGGATCATACAAGTTCAGCAGTGACAGAACCATTCATGAATATGCAACAGATATTTGGAGGATTGATCCTCTTCTCTTACCTTGA